A genomic window from Plodia interpunctella isolate USDA-ARS_2022_Savannah chromosome 29, ilPloInte3.2, whole genome shotgun sequence includes:
- the Coq2 gene encoding 4-hydroxybenzoate polyprenyltransferase, mitochondrial encodes MFNRSLINYKFPYKILYLTKYDHNLKRQLKTVAKCPLTSYQRLDYRVHSTQSDSHRQKVVIETTVPKILVDKKKFNLWESVEPYIKLARWDKPIGVYLLYWPCTWSIALGSLAGTAPLHTTIHTAVLFLAGAGLMRGAGCTINDLWDRDIDAQVERTKDRPLVSGAVTPRRAVCFLAAQLTLALGVLLQLNCYSVVLGASSVFLVVTYPLAKRFTNYPQLFLGATFNWGALLGYSALQGTLDPAVCLPLYAAALAWTVIYDTIYAHQDKLDDARIGMKSTALTFGAHTKPVLSVCLFGSVSALTATGVAADMGPAYYVALALYGGHVGRQIYTLDVDNPNDCANKFKSNSLVGLIILLGILGGGYSQYTENRKRHMGKENLDVIKSCVFS; translated from the exons ATGTTCAACAGAAgtttaataaactataaattcccttataaaatattatatctcaCAAAATATGATCATAATTTAAAGAGACAATTGAAAACTGTGGCAAAATGTCCATTAACTTCATACCAAAGACTAGATTATAGAGTACATTCCACACAGAGTGATTCCCATAGACAAAAAGTGGTTATAGAGACAACTGTTCCTAAAATTCTTgtagataaaaagaaatttaatttatgggAGTCTGTTGAACCATATATAAAACTTGCAAGATGGGATAAACCTATTG GTGTGTACCTCCTGTACTGGCCGTGCACATGGTCGATAGCCCTGGGCTCGCTGGCGGGCACGGCGCCGCTGCACACGACCATACACACCGCGGTGCTGTTCCTGGCGGGCGCGGGGCTCATGCGCGGCGCGGGGTGCACCATCAACGATCTCTGGGACAGGGATATCGACGCGCAG GTGGAGCGCACAAAAGACCGGCCGCTGGTGTCGGGCGCCGTGACCCCGCGGCGGGCCGTATGCTTCCTCGCCGCGCAGCTCACGCTCGCTCTGGGGGTGCTGCTGCAGCTCAACTGTTACAGTGTTGTGTTGGGAGCGAGTAGTGTGT TCCTAGTCGTGACGTATCCCCTAGCGAAACGCTTCACAAACTACCCGCAACTATTCCTAGGGGCCACCTTCAATTGGGGCGCCCTTCTCGGGTACTCCGCCTTGCAGGGCACGCTGGACCCCGCAGTGTGTCTACCGCTTTACGCTGCTGCGTTGGCTTGGACCGTTATATATGATACTATATATGCACATCAA GACAAATTAGACGACGCACGTATAGGAATGAAGTCCACCGCGCTAACATTCGGCGCTCACACCAAGCCGGTGTTGAGTGTGTGTCTGTTTGGTTCCGTGTCCGCTTTGACTGCGACCGGAGTGGCAGCGGACATGGGTCCCGCTTATTATGTAGCTTTAGCACTGTATGGAGGACACGTGGGGAGACAG ATTTACACGTTGGACGTGGACAACCCCAATGACTGCGCCAATAAATTTAAGTCCAATTCTCTGGTCGGGCTCATCATATTGCTGGGTATATTAGGGGGCGGGTACTCGCAGTACACGGAGAATAGAAAACGACATATGggaaaagaaaatttagaCGTCATTAAAAGCTGTGTGTTTAGCTAA